The Bacteroidia bacterium genomic interval GCATCGAGGGCACTAGCCAGTTTTTCAGAAAAATTGTAGATGAGGTTGATTTCTCTGTAGAGATCCAGTACTTCACTTCCCATCTGCTTTTTCTCAGATTCTTTTTCGAGCAGGTGATTCAATAAGGCAACGATACTCCTTCCATCTGAATTACTGTAGACCCAACCCAGGGTCTCATTTTCATGAATGACAGGGATTTTTTCAGATGAGTCTTCTTGGGGGGCTCCCCATACCCATTTTCCCTGTACATCCTGAACACTAATGGAAATATTGAGGTCTTGTACGATCTCTTGGAGGAGAGTCGCAGTTGGCTTGCGTTTATGTAATAAAGATTTTAGGCTAATTTTGGGCATGAGGCTGTTTACATTTTTCTGTTAACGCTGGCTGTTCTCCATTTCTCAAATTCCCATTACATCTTCTGCGATACTAAGCAGTGCGTCAGGATCGAAAGGCTTGGTCATGTATAAATCGGCCCCTACTTCCAAGCCTTCCTTTCTATCCATTTCCTGCCCCTTTGCAGTAAGCAAAACAATATACACCTCTTCCATTCCCCACTTTTGCTTGACCGTCTGGCAGACTTCGATGCCATTCAGCAAAGGCATCATCACATCCAGAAATACCAATTGTGGTTGTTTATCCTGGATGATATCTAAGGCTTCCTGACCATTTACAGCCTGAAGGAGTTCGACACCTTCATCCTCCAAATCCTCAAGCGTTTGTTCGAGGAGCATTCGGATATGAGGTTCGTCGTCTACGATTAACAATCTTTTTTCCATCATTGATTCCATCTTTTGGGCTTAAATGCCCAGGATTTCTTCGGCCAGAGTTGATACTTCTGTGGGGTCAAAGGGTTTGGTCAGATATCGGTTGGCTCCGGCTTCCAAGCCTTGCTGTCGATCTGCTTCCTGCCCTTTGCCTGTCAGGAGAATGATATATATATCGTCCAGATGTAACTCTTTTTTGACCGTCTGACAGACTTCGACTCCACTCATATGGGGCATGTTGAAATCAAGTAAAACCAATTGGGGTTTTTCTTCCTGAATCGCTGCCAGGGCATCCTTTCCATTGCTGGCAAAGTGTAGTTCTACTCCCTCATCTTCGAGTTCTTCCAGGGTCTGTTCGAGCAGATTGCGAATGTGTACTTCATCATCTGCGATCAATATTTTTTTCGTCATGGTTTTGCGGCCAGTTAATTTGGGTGCAAAAGGATCAGCTTATTCTTAGGAAAGGAATTTACAGCTTCTTTCAAACAGATGGCAGATGCTTGAATAGACTGTATTTTCTATATCATTAAAAGATACAGATTTTTCTGTTCTCAAATCGAAAATTTAGGGAGCTATGGGAATCTTGAATGATTTATTTTGCAATCCTTCCTACTACTTACTCACTTTCTCAACAAATGGCTCCCATCGGGGGTCGGCTTGAATGGAATGAAAGGCTACATCCACAGGAGCATAAAGAGTGCCTGGATCATGATTCTCATAAGATTTTTCCAACCACTCAAAGGCTTTATCAGCATCCTGACGATGGGCATATACTTGTGCGATCTG includes:
- a CDS encoding response regulator codes for the protein MEKRLLIVDDEPHIRMLLEQTLEDLEDEGVELLQAVNGQEALDIIQDKQPQLVFLDVMMPLLNGIEVCQTVKQKWGMEEVYIVLLTAKGQEMDRKEGLEVGADLYMTKPFDPDALLSIAEDVMGI
- a CDS encoding response regulator, whose translation is MTKKILIADDEVHIRNLLEQTLEELEDEGVELHFASNGKDALAAIQEEKPQLVLLDFNMPHMSGVEVCQTVKKELHLDDIYIILLTGKGQEADRQQGLEAGANRYLTKPFDPTEVSTLAEEILGI